The following proteins are co-located in the Phragmites australis chromosome 10, lpPhrAust1.1, whole genome shotgun sequence genome:
- the LOC133883467 gene encoding heme oxygenase 1, chloroplastic-like, whose translation MAPASLSAPHALSLLAPPRVASGRRRSLSVPVAVWPVTGVSVAAGRRLVAAAAATEMAPAASEEEGKAFVEEMRAVAMRLHTKDQAREGEKEPQAPPVAKWEPSVEGYLRFLVDSRLVFQTLEDIVDRAAVPWYAEFRNTGLERSEALKKDLEWFRQQGHTIREPSAPGTTYASYLEELSERDPQAFICHFYNVYFAHTAGGRMIGKKVAEKILNKKELEFYKWEGNLSQLLQNVRNKLNQVASSWSRQEKDHCLEETEKSFAYSGDLLRHIFT comes from the exons ATGGCCCCCGCATCGCTCTCCGCCCCGCACGCCCTCTCCCTCCTCGCGCCCCCTAGAGTCGCgtccgggaggaggaggagcttgtcCGTGCCGGTCGCGGTCTGGCCGGTGACCGGGGTGTCCGTCGCGGCGGGGAGGAGGcttgtggcggcggcggcggcgacggagaTGGCGCCTGCGGCGAGCGAGGAAGAGGGGAAGGCGTTTGTGGAGGAGATGCGGGCGGTGGCCATGCGGCTGCACACCAAGGACCAGGCCAGGGAGGGGGAGAAGGAGCCCCAGGCGCCGCCCGTCGCCAAGTGGGAGCCCTCCGTTGAGGGGTACCTCCGCTTCCTCGTCGACAGCAGGCTCGTCTTCCAGACGCTCGAGGACATCGTCGACCGCGCCGCCGTCCCCTGGT ATGCTGAGTTCCGGAATACTGGGTTGGAGAGATCAGAGGCACTCAAGAAGGATTTGGAATGGTTCAGGCAACAGGGCCACACAATTCGAGAACCATCTGCTCCTGGTACTACATACGCTTCCTATCTGGAAGAGCTGTCTGAGAGGGACCCCCAGGCATTTATCTGCCATTTCTATAATGTGTACTTTGCTCACACTGCTGGAGGCCGGATGATTGGAAAaaag GTTGCCGAGAAGATTCTGAACAAGAAAGAGCTGGAGTTCTACAAGTGGGAAGGTAACCTTTCCCAGCTGCTGCAGAATGTCCGCAACAAGCTTAACCAAGTTGCTTCG AGCTGGTCTCGGCAGGAGAAGGACCATTGTCTTGAGGAGACGGAGAAGTCGTTCGCGTACTCTGGAGACCTCCTCCGCCATATATTCACCTGA
- the LOC133883466 gene encoding 2-alkenal reductase (NADP(+)-dependent)-like encodes MEVGNRYVAIRHHIEGAPTEADFEVREAPARWAPGSGEVLVRNLYVSVDPYQLNRMKRTSTSHLAVDGIQPGQRIAAYAAGEVVASACPEYKEGDLVAGVLGWEDYTLFRPSPTVLMSKIDASAGFPLSYHISVLGTSGMTAYGGFFEVCKPVKGEKVFVSAASGSVGSLVGQFAKLAGCYVVGCAGSKAKVDLLKDKLGFDDAFNYKDEPDLKSALKRYFPDGIDIYFENVGGEMLEAALANMNTYGRVAVCGVISEYTGAGRRAVPDLLEIIYKRITIRGFLAWDFLGRFGEFNAIIGDWIRQGKVQVIEDVSDGLESIPSAFAALFRGENIGKKLVRLRNRIQETAGHADDSAPNKLE; translated from the exons ATGGAGGTCGGGAACCGGTACGTGGCCATCAGGCACCACATCGAGGGCGCCCCGACGGAGGCCGACTTCGAGGTGAGGGAGGCGCCGGCGAGGTGGGCGCCGGGGTCCGGGGAGGTGCTGGTCCGGAACCTCTACGTGTCCGTCGACCCGTACCAGCTCAACCGCATGAAGAGGACGAGCACGTCGCACCTCGCCGTCGACGGCATCCAGCCCGGCCAG AGGATCGCGGCGTACGCGGCCGGCGAGGTGGTGGCGTCGGCGTGCCCGGAGTACAAGGAGGGGGACTTGGTCGCCGGCGTGCTGGGGTGGGAGGACTACACGCTGTTCCGGCCGTCGCCTACCGTGCTCATGTCCAAGATCGACGCCTCCGCCGGCTTCCCCTTGTCCTATCACATCAGCGTGCTGGGGACGAGCGGGATGACGGCGTACGGCGGCTTCTTCGAGGTGTGCAAGCCGGTGAAGGGGGAGAAGGTGTTCGTGTCCGCGGCGTCCGGCTCCGTCGGCAGCCTCGTCGGCCAGTTCGCCAAGCTCGCCGGCTGCTACGTCGTCGGTTGCGCCGGCAGCAAAGCCAAG GTGGATCTGCTGAAAGACAAGCTGGGATTTGATGATGCTTTCAATTACAAAGACGAGCCCGACCTGAAATCAGCGCTGAAGAG GTACTTCCCCGACGGGATCGACATCTACTTCGAGAACGTCGGCGGTGAGATGCTGGAGGCGGCGCTGGCCAACATGAACACCTACGGCCGGGTCGCCGTCTGCGGCGTCATCTCCGAGTACACGGGCGCCGGGCGGCGCGCGGTGCCGGACCTGCTGGAGATTATCTACAAGCGCATCACCATCCGGGGGTTCCTCGCCTGGGACTTCCTGGGCAGGTTCGGCGAGTTCAACGCGATCATCGGCGACTGGATCCGTCAGGGAAAGGTCCAGGTCATCGAGGACGTCTCCGACGGGCTGGAGAGCATCCCGTCGGCGTTTGCCGCGCTGTTTCGCGGCGAAAATATTGGCAAGAAGCTTGTGAGGCTTCGAAACAGGATCCAGGAGACTGCTGGCCATGCCGATGATTCAGCACCCAATAAATTGGAGTAG
- the LOC133883465 gene encoding beta-glucuronosyltransferase GlcAT14A-like, which translates to MLEAKLPSPGSGAAGAAAHIHHHRRWAAPLLASVLLSSLLISASLFFSSSRALLLSFSPLPSAASAEPLFVEAKLRQQMRAEDRPPRGAVPKIAYLVSGSAGDGAALRRTLRALYHPANTYVVHLDLEAPAAERAELAAAVRADPVYSRFRNVKVVTRANLVTYRGPTMVANTLHAAAILLREGSDWDWFINLSASDYPLVTQDDLLHVLSDLPRQLNFIEHTSDIGWKEYQRAKPVIIDPGLYSLQKSDVFWITEKRSVPTAFKLFTGSAWMMLTHQFIEYCVWGWDNLPRTVLMYYANFLSSPEGYFHTVICNVPEFRNTTVNHDLHFISWDNPPKQHPHYLTLDDFDGMVNSNAPFARKFGREDPVLDKIDQELLGRQADGFVPGGWTDLLSTTMKGRSFTVERVQDLRPGPGADRLKKLVTGLLTQEGFDDKHCL; encoded by the exons ATGTTAGAGGCGAAGCTGCCGTCGCCGGGGTCCGGCGCGGCGGGGGCAGCGGCGCacatccaccaccaccggcggTGGGCGGCGCCGCTGCTGGCGTCCGTGTTGCTGTCCTCGCTCCTCATCTCCGCATcgctcttcttctcctcctcccgcgCGCTGCTCCTCTCCTTCTCGCCGCTCCCCTCCGCGGCCTCCGCCGAGCCGCTCTTCGTCGAGGCCAAGCTCCGCCAGCAGATGCGGGCCGAGGACCGTCCGCCGCGGGGGGCCGTGCCCAAGATCGCATACCTCGTCTCCGGCTCCGCAGGGGACGGCGCCGCGCTGCGCCGGACGCTCAGGGCTCTCTACCACCCGGCCAACACCTACGTGGTACACCTCGACCTGGAGGCACCCGCCGCTGAGCGCGCCGAGCTCGCAGCCGCGGTGCGCGCCGACCCCGTCTACTCCAGGTTCCGCAACGTCAAGGTCGTCACCCGCGCGAACCTTGTCACCTACCGGGGCCCGACCATGGTGGCTAACACGCTGCACGCCGCGGCCATCCTGCTGCGCGAGGGAAGCGATTGGGACTGGTTCATCAACCTCTCTGCCTCCGACTACCCCCTCGTCACACAGGACG ATCTGTTGCATGTGCTCTCTGACTTGCCTAGGCAGCTTAACTTCATTGAGCATACCAGTGACATCGGGTGGAAGGA GTACCAGAGGGCCAAGCCAGTGATCATCGACCCTGGGCTATACAGCCTGCAGAAGTCTGATGTTTTCTGGATTACAGAGAAAAGGAGTGTCCCAACTGCATTCAAGCTCTTTACTG GCTCAGCATGGATGATGCTTACTCATCAATTTATTGAATACTGCGTATGGGGATGGGACAATCTCCCAAGGACAGTCCTTATGTATTATGCCAATTTTCTCTCTTCGCCTGAGGGTTACTTCCACACAGTCATCTGCAATGTTCCTGAGTTCCGCAATACGACAGTCAACcatgatctacatttcatttcTTGGGACAACCCACCAAAGCAACATCCTCATTATCTCACACTCGATGACTTTGATGGCATGGTTAACAGTAATGCTCCCTTTGCAAGGAAGTTTGGAAGAGAAGATCCTGTGCTGGACAAGATCGACCAGGAACTATTGGGCCGTCAAGCTGATGGATTTGTGCCTGGTGGATGGACAGATCTGTTGAGCACAACCATGAAAGGAAGATCCTTCACTGTTGAACGTGTGCAAGATCTCCGCCCAGGGCCTGGTGCGGATAGATTAAAGAAACTTGTCACAGGTTTGCTCACCCAAGAAGGTTTTGATGACAAGCATTGCTTGTGA